The window TCATTCAGGCCGGCCAAAACACAGTCACAAAACACCTTGCTTTTAAAATCCTCCTCCCAATTGTTACGCCTCCATTTATCAGAGTTCTCGTCTTTTATTTGATTGTTAATATTACAGCTGACTATTAAAATTACTAATAGAAGAAATATATTTTTCATGGATTTAATTTAATAAGGCAAATTTCCTAATTATCCCCATCCTGCACGGTATACTGCCAGGTTTCGCTATTGTTTACCGGCAGGGCCGACATATCGCCGTGGGTCATTTGCCACCAGAAACGCAGGCGAGGCTTTTCTCGGTTGCCTATTTCGTTCATGCTGTCAGCATCGTACAAACGACCGTTTACCATTACGTATTTTATCTTTTCGCTGTTGCGGATATCGTCCAGTGGGTTCTCATTCATTACAATCAGATCGGCCAGCTTGCCCACTTCCAGCGAGCCGATTTCTTTATCCATCCCCAAATAACCCGCACCATTAATAGTAGCGCAACGGATTGCTTGTAAAGGTGTCATCCCCCCCTGGGCCAGCATCCACAATTCCCAATGCGCGCCCATGCCTTGTATCTGTCCGTGTGCGCCCAGGTTAACCTTAGTGCCGCCATCAGCAATCTTCTTCACATATTTCGATACCTCGATATGGCCATAATCGCCATATTCCGATGTGGTGCGGCGGCGTGAACGGGCATCTAATATTCCTGTTGGGAAAAAGCTTTGCAGGTGGTCATTCTTCCAAACATTGGTCCTGTCATACCAGTAATTCTCGCCAAACTGTGTACCGTAGCTTACAATAAGCGTTGGGGTATAACCGCTTTTGCTGGCATTCCAAAGGCTGGTCACATCTTTATACACCGGCCAAACGGGAATGTTATGCTCAATGCCGGTGTGCCCGTCCAGTATCATATTCATGTTGGTGAAGAAGGTTGAGCCACCTTCCGGTACTACTTCCATCTGCAGTTCGCGCGCGGCCTCGATGATTTGCTGACGCTGTTCGCGGCGCGGCTGGTTGTAACTTTTTACCGAGAACGCGCCTACGGCTTTCATGCGTCGCAGACTGCTGCGGGCATCATCCAGACTATTAATTACAGTTTTAAAATCGCCATCGGCACCATACAGTATTGTTCCTGTCGAATATACCCGTGGGCCAACCATGCGGCCAGCCTTCAGCATTTCGCTTTGGCTGAATACCATCTCGGTATTGCTGGATGGGTCGTGTGAGGTGGTAACCCCATAGGCCAGGTTGGCATAGTAACTCCAATCCTGCTGTGGCGAAACACCATCGGGGCTGGTGTGCAAATGCGCGTGTACATCTATAATACCCGGCATTATAGTTTTGCCTGCTATATCAAATACTTTCGCATCAGCCGGGGGGGTAATATCCTTGCCAATGGTTGCGATCTTGTTATGATCTATCACAATAGTACCCTTTTCAATCACCTCGTCGCCCCTCATCGTAATAATGCGGGCATTAATGAAAGCTATTTTGCCATCGGGTACATCGCTCAATAGTTTCAGGCCAATATCTATTCCGGCAGTATCTGCAACAGAGGTTTTATCCGCGCTGCCATCTGCAAACGGGAAGGCGTTGCGAATATCACGCACGAAATATTTTGGCCCCAGCGTCCACATCATGCGCTGGCTGTCCTTGCTCCAGTGCAGATAAGTACCGGCGTCGCGGGTAAGTTTACTTAGCGGTATGGCTTTATTGCTGGCCGAAAGGTTTTGCGCCGCGCCTGTGCTTACCATTGGGGTAAGGTAACAGTTAAATAGTTCGGTAAACGCCATCCATTTGCCGTCAGGGCTTGGGGCAAACTGTGTGGCATATTGGGATGTATACAGTGTGCGCTGATTAGCGCCACTGATATCCATTATTTTAAATGCTTTTTTATCACCCTCGCTGCTTTGGTAATAAATATGGGTATCATCAGCACTAAATTGCGGGCGGATACCATTGTTGATGATCATTTGCGGCGTACCAGCGGTTAATTGTGATGCGCCACCTATTGTTGCTATACCGGTAGTTAAAGGCATAATATATATGCCCGGGTTTTTGCCGTAAGCATACCCCAATTGCTCGTTACCTTCGCCTTTGCGATAAATTATTTTATCGCCTTTGTTATTAAATTTTGGCGAGTAGTAAAAGCCTTTTTCAGTAGTAAGGCGGGTTACTTGCTTAGTAGCCAGATCAACCAGGTTAATGGAGCCCTTTAATTCGTCGCTCCAATCCACGTATGCTAATAGCTTACCGTCGGGACTAAATTCGGGTTCAAATTCAAAATCATTTGTGCTGGTAATACGTTCGGGCTTACCGTTAGGTAACACTTTAGTATAGATATAGCCTGCGGCATTAAAAGCTATCATTTTACCATCAGGCGATGTGGTGGCCTGTCGAATCATCTTTACGGTAAATTCATCCTGGAAAACCCTTTGCTGGAAGTGCAGGGCATCGGTAATTGTCTGGGTGGATGTAACCTCGAACGGGATATTGGTGGCGTTCAGGGTTTGAACATCCAGGTTCCATATTTTACCCTGGGCATAAAAAACGATGTTCTTGCTATCGGGCGTCCAGCTAAAGTTTGGGTACACACCAAATATGGCCCAGGTTTCCTGCTGATCGTGCGATAATTCATCGTACACCGGCCATTCCTCGCCTGTTTGCAGGTTTTGCAGGTACATCACCGATTTTAACCTTACCCGTTTTACAAAAGCCATCAGCTTACCATCAGGCGATATCTGCGGGCGGCAGGCGCCACCTGGTCCGCCACTGATGGTTTCAATGTCACCGGTTGTACGGTTTAAACGTTTAATAGCGTAAATGCCCTGGTTAGGGTCTTTGTTATATTGGAAGCTGGGGCCGGGAGTAACATCCTCGCTCCAGTATACATATTTATTATCAGGCGATATGATAGGTTCGCCGGCGTCTTGCTGATCGTTTTTGCGTTTGGTAAGCTGGATACCCTCGCCGCCGTTTTTATTGTAAAGCCACATTTCACCCGCACCTAACGACCGTGTCCCCGTGAAATGCTTGCGTGCTACCAAATATTGCCCATCCGGCGACCATGACGCATTGTTTAATAAACGGAAGGTTTCTTTGGTGATAGCATGTTTATTGCTACCATCGGCGTTCATTAGCCAAATGTTATCGCCGCCATCCCTGTCGCTGGTAAAGCTGATCTGTTTTCCATCAGGACTGTAACGTGGCTGCACTTCATAAGCCCGGCCGCCAGCCAGCAAGGTAGCCTTGCCGCCTTTAATGGGCATGGTATAAATATCGCCCAGCAGATCGAACACAATGTTTTGCCCGTTGGGGCTAACATCCAGGTCCATCCAGGTGCCTTCATCTAAATTAAAAGTTACTTTTTTTGATGGGCCAGATGAGGTTTCAACACTCCATTTGTTTTGGGCCTGAGTGGCGATTGATAGAACAATGAAAGAAATAACGAGCAATACTTTATTCATACCGCGAAGTTAGGAGTTTGATATGTATTTTCGCAAACATGTCACTAATGACCAGTGACCAATGACGATGACCATCCACGGGATACTTAAACAATACTGGAACTATGATGCCTTCCGCCCGGTGCAGGAGGAGGTGATACAATCTGTATTGTTGGGGTACGATACTTTGGCGCTGCTGCCTACAGGTGGGGGTAAATCGGTATGTTTCCAGGTGCCTGCGTTGGCTAAGGATGGTATATGTATAGTGGTTTCGCCGCTGATAGCCCTGATGAAAGATCAGGTAGAGAACCTGAAGGCTAAAGGCATTAATGCCATCGCTATAGTTTCTGGCATGAACAGGCGCGAGGTTGATATCGCATTGGATAATTGTATCTATGGCCAGGTGAAGTTTTTGTATTTATCGCCCGAAAGGCTGCTGAGCGACCTGGTGCGCGAGCGGATAAAATACATGAAGGTAAACTTGTTTGCCGTGGATGAGGCGCATTGTATATCGCAATGGGGGTATGATTTCCGTCCGCCATACCTGCATATAGCCGACTTGCGGGCGCTGCACCCTAAAGTGCCTGTACTGGCCTTAACAGCTACTGCTACTGCTGACGTGAAGTTTGATATACAGGAGAAACTGCAATTCAGGGAGCATAATATCTTTCAAAAAAGTTTTGAGCGGAAGAACCTGGCCTATGTAGTACAACACACGGAGGATAAGTTGCGCAAAATGCTGGATGTGGCCCGTGGTATTAAAGGCAGTGGTATAGTATATGTGCGCAGCCGGAAGGAAACATTTGAACTGGCCAAACATTTTACCCAGCATGGTTTCCGGGCCGATTATTACCACGCCGGTATGCCTGCCGACCAGCGTTCGGTTAAACAGGGAGCCTGGAAGACCGGGAAAGTGCCTATTATAGTTGCCACCAATGCATTTGGGATGGGTATAGATAAACCCGATGTGCGTTTTGTAATCCATGCCGATGCGCCAGAGAGTTTGGAAGCTTATTACCAGGAAGCGGGTCGCGCGGGTAGGGATGGGCAAAAAGTTTATGCAATATTATTATATGGCCCATCTGATAGGATGAAGCAGGAGAAGAAATTCCAATCGGCTTTCCCGTCAACCGATGAAATAAAGAATACTTATCATTACTTAGCTAATTATTACCAGATAGCCTATGGGGCAGGTGAAGGATTGAGCCTGAACCTTGACCTGGGCGAGTTTTGCTCGCGCTTTAAGCTCGACCCCATAAAAACACTGAATGCGCTGAAGTTTTTAGAGAAAGACGAGTACCTGGCTTTTAACGAAACGGTTTTCCTGCCATCGCGCTTTAAGTTTGAAGTGGCGAATGAAGAACTGTACAATTTTCAGATCCAAAACCCAGGTTGGGATGCTTTTATAAAGGTGTTGCTGCGATCGTACGCCGGGGCGTTTGATAATTATGTAAAGTTGCGCGAGTTCGACCTATCTAAACGCACCCACATGAATACCCAGCAGGTTATAGACGCTTTGAACCAGCTACAAAGCTTTGGTATATTAAACTATCTGCCCCAAACCGACCAGCCGCAGGTAACCTGGGTGCGCGCCCGCCAGATACCCGGTAACTTAACCATTAA of the Mucilaginibacter boryungensis genome contains:
- a CDS encoding amidohydrolase family protein; the encoded protein is MNKVLLVISFIVLSIATQAQNKWSVETSSGPSKKVTFNLDEGTWMDLDVSPNGQNIVFDLLGDIYTMPIKGGKATLLAGGRAYEVQPRYSPDGKQISFTSDRDGGDNIWLMNADGSNKHAITKETFRLLNNASWSPDGQYLVARKHFTGTRSLGAGEMWLYNKNGGEGIQLTKRKNDQQDAGEPIISPDNKYVYWSEDVTPGPSFQYNKDPNQGIYAIKRLNRTTGDIETISGGPGGACRPQISPDGKLMAFVKRVRLKSVMYLQNLQTGEEWPVYDELSHDQQETWAIFGVYPNFSWTPDSKNIVFYAQGKIWNLDVQTLNATNIPFEVTSTQTITDALHFQQRVFQDEFTVKMIRQATTSPDGKMIAFNAAGYIYTKVLPNGKPERITSTNDFEFEPEFSPDGKLLAYVDWSDELKGSINLVDLATKQVTRLTTEKGFYYSPKFNNKGDKIIYRKGEGNEQLGYAYGKNPGIYIMPLTTGIATIGGASQLTAGTPQMIINNGIRPQFSADDTHIYYQSSEGDKKAFKIMDISGANQRTLYTSQYATQFAPSPDGKWMAFTELFNCYLTPMVSTGAAQNLSASNKAIPLSKLTRDAGTYLHWSKDSQRMMWTLGPKYFVRDIRNAFPFADGSADKTSVADTAGIDIGLKLLSDVPDGKIAFINARIITMRGDEVIEKGTIVIDHNKIATIGKDITPPADAKVFDIAGKTIMPGIIDVHAHLHTSPDGVSPQQDWSYYANLAYGVTTSHDPSSNTEMVFSQSEMLKAGRMVGPRVYSTGTILYGADGDFKTVINSLDDARSSLRRMKAVGAFSVKSYNQPRREQRQQIIEAARELQMEVVPEGGSTFFTNMNMILDGHTGIEHNIPVWPVYKDVTSLWNASKSGYTPTLIVSYGTQFGENYWYDRTNVWKNDHLQSFFPTGILDARSRRRTTSEYGDYGHIEVSKYVKKIADGGTKVNLGAHGQIQGMGAHWELWMLAQGGMTPLQAIRCATINGAGYLGMDKEIGSLEVGKLADLIVMNENPLDDIRNSEKIKYVMVNGRLYDADSMNEIGNREKPRLRFWWQMTHGDMSALPVNNSETWQYTVQDGDN
- a CDS encoding RecQ family ATP-dependent DNA helicase, translated to MTMTIHGILKQYWNYDAFRPVQEEVIQSVLLGYDTLALLPTGGGKSVCFQVPALAKDGICIVVSPLIALMKDQVENLKAKGINAIAIVSGMNRREVDIALDNCIYGQVKFLYLSPERLLSDLVRERIKYMKVNLFAVDEAHCISQWGYDFRPPYLHIADLRALHPKVPVLALTATATADVKFDIQEKLQFREHNIFQKSFERKNLAYVVQHTEDKLRKMLDVARGIKGSGIVYVRSRKETFELAKHFTQHGFRADYYHAGMPADQRSVKQGAWKTGKVPIIVATNAFGMGIDKPDVRFVIHADAPESLEAYYQEAGRAGRDGQKVYAILLYGPSDRMKQEKKFQSAFPSTDEIKNTYHYLANYYQIAYGAGEGLSLNLDLGEFCSRFKLDPIKTLNALKFLEKDEYLAFNETVFLPSRFKFEVANEELYNFQIQNPGWDAFIKVLLRSYAGAFDNYVKLREFDLSKRTHMNTQQVIDALNQLQSFGILNYLPQTDQPQVTWVRARQIPGNLTINTQYIEERKITYRRKMEAVLAYAEHQRCRSQMLLSYFDEQNTSKCGICDVCLAEKRQNNAASITDDITNELLVLLNTAPHKLDDLISSTHTGTDKEKIDALRLLLDAGRIKTDGVRYYV